One window of Trifolium pratense cultivar HEN17-A07 linkage group LG5, ARS_RC_1.1, whole genome shotgun sequence genomic DNA carries:
- the LOC123883616 gene encoding uncharacterized protein LOC123883616, with the protein MKTFFHLSNFSLSLPPLLSRTLSLFLLTLSSLFLLPISSFTITSTPQPPPPSTNQPLVRVRERPSDRSRRERSSGEEEEFRLREFLWPFVVTRRCLATAAMKLLAPSFLWLKLDVRELAIQFGCVRIIPYVRDGLKLSKLIRLS; encoded by the exons atgaaaacattttttcatttgtcaaatttttctctctctcttccccCCCTCCTCTCTCGTACGCTCTCACTCTTTCTCCTCACACTTTCATCTCTCTTTCTCCTCCCCATCTCATCCTTCACCATAACATCCACACCACAGCCTCCACCACCATCTACAAATCAACCACTCGTAAGAGTGAGGGAGCGGCCGAGTGACAGAAGCCGACGGGAGAGAAGTTCTGGCGAGGAGGAGGAGTTCCGGCTGAGAGAGTTCTTGTGGCCGTTTGTGGTGACACGGCGGTGCTTGGCAACGGCGGCAATGAAGCTTCTTGCTCCGTCTTTCCTCTG GTTGAAGCTAGATGTGAGAGAATTGGCGATTCAATTCGGTTGTGTTCGGATTATACCTTATGTTCGTGACGGTCTTAAGCT CTCAAAGTTGATAAGATTAAGCTAA